A genomic window from Streptomyces sp. MST-110588 includes:
- a CDS encoding DUF393 domain-containing protein: MRSRPVLVYDGDCGFCTTSVTFAEKRVRPRCEIVPWQFAELDALGVTQERAEYEVLWVTPAGTVYGGARAVAKLLMSAGGGWAVLGAALSLPPVRWIAHAVYRAVADNREKMPGGTAACALPAHQRPGTAA, from the coding sequence ATGCGCTCCCGACCTGTGCTCGTCTACGACGGCGACTGCGGCTTCTGCACCACCTCTGTGACGTTCGCCGAGAAGCGCGTACGGCCGCGCTGCGAGATCGTCCCGTGGCAGTTCGCGGAGCTGGACGCGCTGGGCGTCACCCAGGAGCGCGCCGAGTACGAGGTGCTGTGGGTCACCCCCGCCGGCACGGTGTACGGCGGTGCCCGGGCCGTCGCCAAGCTCCTCATGAGCGCGGGCGGCGGCTGGGCCGTACTGGGGGCGGCGCTGAGCCTGCCTCCGGTGCGCTGGATCGCCCACGCCGTCTACCGGGCCGTCGCCGACAACCGCGAGAAGATGCCCGGCGGCACGGCGGCGTGCGCCCTGCCCGCCCACCAGAGGCCAGGCACCGCCGCGTGA
- a CDS encoding transglycosylase SLT domain-containing protein: MPAPALLRSVRITKNHKISAAVVAAAGCAAALSLTAAPADAHAVADKAPSAIKPVSANGQPVGAKVKTVGADARTAGAQKKDFPSLADSVKVTAIAAQDRTAQEAANRSTDRKPVQAAPKAAQPAKPAPKQYANNLDGWIRQALDIMKANGIPGSYEGLHRNIMRESSGNPEAVNDWDVNAVNGIPSKGLLQVIQPTFEAYHVAGTANKLTDPVANITAAANYAADKYGSIDNVNSAY; this comes from the coding sequence ATGCCCGCTCCCGCCCTGCTCCGCTCCGTCCGCATCACCAAGAACCACAAGATCTCCGCGGCCGTCGTCGCCGCCGCCGGCTGCGCCGCGGCGCTGTCCCTGACCGCCGCCCCGGCCGACGCCCACGCCGTGGCCGACAAGGCGCCGTCGGCCATCAAGCCGGTGTCGGCCAACGGCCAGCCCGTGGGCGCGAAGGTCAAGACGGTCGGCGCGGATGCCCGTACCGCCGGTGCGCAGAAGAAGGACTTCCCCTCGCTCGCGGACTCCGTCAAGGTCACGGCCATAGCCGCCCAGGACCGCACGGCCCAGGAAGCCGCGAACCGTTCGACGGACCGCAAGCCGGTCCAGGCGGCCCCCAAGGCCGCGCAGCCCGCCAAGCCCGCGCCGAAGCAGTACGCGAACAACCTGGACGGCTGGATCCGGCAGGCGCTGGACATCATGAAGGCCAACGGCATCCCCGGCAGCTACGAGGGCCTGCACCGCAACATCATGCGCGAGTCCAGCGGTAACCCCGAGGCCGTGAACGACTGGGACGTCAACGCCGTCAACGGCATCCCCTCGAAGGGCCTGCTCCAGGTCATCCAGCCGACCTTCGAGGCGTACCACGTGGCCGGTACGGCGAACAAGCTGACCGACCCGGTCGCCAACATCACCGCCGCCGCCAACTACGCGGCCGACAAGTACGGCTCGATCGACAACGTCAACTCGGCGTACTGA
- a CDS encoding STAS domain-containing protein — translation MRKPDAYFPQTRLGIRQTSTDGGCRTVLRLSGELDAGTVRALCDAVVETMAGGSCRVALDLSLITWCDNASLYSLLGVHGALRSADGGLTLTAASTPVRVALCRTGLHLRLPLDTSGTDVTHPGDRF, via the coding sequence ATGCGCAAGCCCGATGCGTATTTCCCGCAGACCCGGCTGGGAATCCGTCAGACGTCCACGGACGGCGGATGCCGTACCGTGCTGCGGCTGTCCGGGGAACTGGACGCCGGCACCGTCCGGGCGCTGTGCGATGCCGTCGTGGAGACCATGGCCGGCGGAAGCTGCCGCGTCGCTCTGGACCTGTCCCTGATCACCTGGTGCGACAACGCGAGCCTCTACAGCCTGCTCGGCGTCCACGGCGCCCTGCGGTCCGCCGACGGCGGTCTGACACTCACCGCCGCGAGCACCCCCGTACGCGTCGCCCTGTGCCGCACCGGACTGCATCTGCGGCTGCCCCTGGACACCTCCGGAACCGACGTCACCCACCCCGGCGACAGGTTCTGA